The following proteins are encoded in a genomic region of Zea mays cultivar B73 chromosome 9, Zm-B73-REFERENCE-NAM-5.0, whole genome shotgun sequence:
- the LOC103639609 gene encoding uncharacterized protein, which produces MEAAAPDGAGKASPAPEEPDWPPELRLLAPPPAAGTDDPQFLSSIIGDAAAPPPPMPPLAQKRKRGRPPKRKDGAGAVVPARPARRREDEEEVVCFICFDGGNLVVCDRRGCPKVYHPACIKRDEAFFQSRSKWNCGWHICSSCEKAVHYMCYTCTYSLCKVCIKQGKFFSVRGTKGFCDTCYGTILLIESKDESAIKVDFDDILSWEYLFKLYWLDLKGKLSLTLEELTIAKTRWNVPSTSARKEKDESSDDLYDANNDDDAGTDCSSGKRRRTNSRKKGQKCRKVNKDCSVPAKKVELPITNTESVPTEVTNERVPLPVDTKVPNGWVPLPVDTKVPNESVPLPANTKWASPELLEFVGHMRDGDQSFISQFDVQTLLLDYIKKNNLRDPQRKSQIICDLRLHRLFRKARVAHFEMLKLLEMHFLMNETSTVTDSRQVTIDLNSAYVDTNGYNDMAAKFSPDKRRKIHRKMERDTQVNLEDYAAIDMHNINLIFMRRSLMEDLVDDAKFSDKIHGGFVRIKISDVYQKQDIYRLVKVTGTHKVPEKYSIGKKMTNFALEILNLNKKEIITMDTISNHDFTEEECKRLRQSMKCGVISRLKVGDILEKAKILQSVKVNDWFENEKQRLGHLRDRASETGRRKELREYVEKLQLLNDSEERTRRINEVLEVHVDSHMDPNYESAEETDEKRTVGKSVDRTRPDTTISRRISRYLSTMQNHPQKVSDCSHHPKNLSTESTICGSGARSLENSTANRTMYEAGSFSSSGVTMSNDTEPEKVWHYKDPSGNVQGPFTLLQLSKWTSYFPRDLRVWLTFESEERSLLLTEVLSKQQKDFTQAASHTSSKATLVGTGHTRNNPSVDQTNAFSPAGHSVVSSSGITVQYNKYSVPERESVYSPDDSLSLSTSSVPPKDACTVNSQTHCQNKHSVFIQSPGSAYGHTDLNHDGIQGGCSGESNHHHSSGALWSPTVVQVSCGHGNVESHQSQHVSWSQSQHESKNSSQRPVKDLNSRRDLSKNLPTQRIGKDVSSPLFACAWSPAESRTASSQHDGSCLSSTTNPNFLDELHYSIASAKPKSCAPATPIEDRGSSSPSGMLSHAERVPICSPQSTPLASAFDMCKMEEIMNQQRTLEPDTSNASINQSPESKIFPVSSPDNHDIDREFPSPVPRSENKDIAVDSSGLTPASPENITTNLPGSDTCKMEVMSQQQVTEAVVSNSSDNHSPQSKVSPVSSPNNEDMKHQYPSSTRRSENKIPAVDNLLSTSAARENLTTTSAHDSDTCKMVELVNQPKTPEVDASNAPLCQSPHSHTSQVPSDNQDIERECPGPTPRSDSKEPLVNNSATTSASASDTIKMEEFVNQQKTVEADASNAPLNQSHSHIFPVPSDSQDIEHECPGPTPRSDTKEPLLNNSVLTLAASEILTTTSAASDTCKMEDSVNQQKTLEADALNAPLNHHPHSHVLPVSFDNQDIQHEYPSPTPKSDSKEPLVDNSVLTSVGPEMLATTSVSDTCKTEEFVNQQKAVEADASNASLNQPHISAVPSDKQDIECECSSPTPRSDCKEPLMDNSVLTSAVPEILATSSASDKCKMEEFVNQQRPIEVDASNASLNQYSRCHIFNVSSDNQYVERECSSTTPRSDCEEPLMDNSILTSAVPEILATSSASASDKCKMEEFVNQQRPIEADASNASLNQPHRCHIFTVSSDNQDIECECPSPTSRSDSKESLVDNLVLTSAVPENLPTSFAVASDSCKMEILNKKRTLEADASNASLDQPSHSSVFTSSSNDNQGNACERPSPNPRPEGEQPLMDNSGLTSPVPQNLTSASDICKMGEILNENRTLEANPSNGSITQSHQSKVFLVPSIDILERECSSETPRPQFKEPVVDSSGLTSAAPESLTAKQHVHSPDAFIPPKHGAPTGELGDAKSDFKGEEIIQKEQYCEREPIVATRENLLIDLSCGAESIDVSDVLESLMEERSVTSYVPVSIEDFLAASAVEEPQYSSPIALSPWGEPSYYQGDAGDSALWGIQDSINDMWSLLSPRPMLQASSGIGTEGKETFDINEVAVTHVNSDFFQRGSMLGEENMNQANLSVAADRMLLPEQVPSIPNGMSTSSVDEGTRVIGSQASINQSLDWGTTWRTSQNLSVYSNEIAGPSSKSYWEESRKQEATNSGVSISGEAIRNKRLNPPDNAIRGSHHHRGRYSQISESWLLSSNHSRSSSAKFGSGGSSRSTSKGQTRG; this is translated from the exons ATGGAGGCCGCCGCGCCCGACGGGGCCGGCAAGGCATCCCCGGCCCCCGAGGAGCCCGACTGGCCGCCCGAGCTCCGCCTCCTCGCGCCGCCGCCAGCTGCGGGGACGGACGATCCGCAGTTCCTCAGCTCGATCATCGGGGACgcggccgcccctcccccgccgatgCCGCCGCTCGCGCAGAAGCGGAAACGGGGGAGGCCGCCCAAGAGGAAAGACGGCGCGGGCGCGGTGGTaccggcccggcccgccaggcGGAGGGAGGACGAGGAGGAGGTCGTCTGCTTCATCTGTTTCGACGGGGGCAACCTCGTCGTCTGCGATCGGAG GGGTTGCCCCAAGGTCTACCATCCGGCGTGCATCAAGCGTGACGAGGCATTCTTCCAGTCGCGGAGCAAGTGGAACTGCG GCTGGCACATATGCAGCAGCTGTGAAAAGGCAGTGCACTACATGTGCTACACTTGTACATACTCCCTCTGCAAAGTGTGCATCAAGCAGGGTAAATTCTTCAGTGTCAGGGGGACAAAGGGCTTCTGCGACACATGTTATGGGACTATACTTCTCATAGAATCCAAAGATGAAAGTGCAATAAAG GTTGATTTTGATGACATACTCAGCTGGGAGTACCTGTTCAAGCTATATTGGTTAGATCTGAAAGGGAAGCTTTCATTAACATTGGAAGAACTTACTATTGCCAAGACTAGATGGAATGTTCCTAGCACTTCTGCTAGGAAAGAAAAAGATGAGTCGTCTGATGACCTGTATGACGCTAATAATGATGATGATGCTGGTACTGACTGCTCCTCAGGAAAACGAAGGCGAACTAATTCAAGGAAAAAGGGTCAAAAATGCCGGAAGGTAAATAAAGATTGTAGTGTTCCTGCAAAAAAGGTCGAGCTTCCAATTACAAATACTGAGAGCGTTCCCACAGAAGTGACAAATGAACGAGTGCCATTGCCAGTAGACACAAAAGTACCAAATGGATGGGTACCCTTGCCAGTAGACACAAAAGTACCAAATGAATCAGTGCCCTTGCCAGCAAACACAAAATGGGCATCACCAGAGCTACTGGAGTTTGTAGGACATATGAGAGATGGCGATCAATCTTTCATTTCTCAGTTTGATGTTCAGACTCTTCTGCTTGATTATATCAAGAAGAATAACCTTCGCGATCCTCAGAGGAAAAGCCAAATTATTTGTGACTTGAGACTTCATCGCTTGTTCAGGAAAGCACGGGTTGCTCACTTTGAGATGTTAAAGCTTTTGGAAATGCATTTTCTTATGAATGAGACTTCAACAGTAACTGATAGTAGACAAGTGACTATCGATCTCAATTCAGCTTATGTAGATACCAATGGATACAATGACATGGCTGCAAAATTTTCTCCTGATAAGAGGAGAAAGATCCATAGAAAGATGGAAAGAGATACCCAAGTTAATCTTGAGGACTATGCAGCAATTGACATGCATAATATAAATTTGATTTTTATGAGGCGCAGCCTGATGGAGGATTTAGTTGATGATGCCAAATTCTCAGACAAAATTCATGGTGGTTTTGTGAGGATTAAAATTTCTGATGTGTATCAGAAACAAGACATATACCGTCTAGTAAAAGTTACTG GAACGCACAAGGTTCCAGAAAAGTATAGCATTGGAAAGAAGATGACAAATTTTGCACTCGAGATATTGAATTTAAACAAAAAGGAGATTATTACAATGGATACAATATCTAATCATGATTTTACAGAG GAAGAGTGCAAACGTTTAAGGCAGAGCATGAAGTGTGGCGTGATTAGCAGACTAAAAGTG GGGGATATCCTAGAGAAAGCAAAGATATTGCAATCTGTAAAAGTGAATGAT TGGTTTGAAAATGAAAAGCAGAGGCTTGGGCATCTTCGTGACCGTGCAAGTGAAACTGGACGCAGAAAGGA ACTTAGAGAATATGTAGAAAAGCTGCAGCTTCTCAACGATTCTGAGGAAAGAACCCGCAGGATTAATGAAGTTCTGGAAGTGCATGTTGACTCACATATGGATCCTAATTATGAGTCTGCTGAAGAAACAGATGAGAAAAGAACTG TTGGAAAGTCGGTAGATCGGACAAGACCAGATACAACCATATCACGACGAATATCAAGATATCTTAGCACTATGCAGAACCATCCTCAAAAAGTTTCTGATtgtagccaccatccaaaaaacTTGTCAACAGAAAGTACAATATGTGGATCAGGAGCAAGAAGTTTGGAGAACAGCACAGCAAACAGAACTATGTATGAAGCTGGATCATTTTCATCTTCTGGAGTAACAATGTCAAATGACACGGAGCCGGAGAAAGTCTGGCACTACAAGGATCCTTCTGGGAATGTTCAGGGTCCATTTACTCTTTTGCAACTATCAAAGTGGACAAGTTACTTCCCACGTGATCTGAGAGTATGGCTTACATTTGAGAGTGAGGAGAGATCTTTGCTGTTGACTGAAGTGCTTTCAAAACAGCAGAAAGATTTCACTCAGGCTGCATCACATACAAGCAGCAAGGCAACGCTGGTTGGCACTGGACATACAAGGAACAACCCTAGTGTGGATCAGACCAATGCTTTCTCCCCTGCTGGTCATAGTGTGGTTAGTTCTTCAGGAATAACTGTTCAGTATAATAAGTATTCTGTTCCAGAAAGGGAAAGTGTGTACTCTCCAGATGATAGCTTGTCGCTGTCAACTAGTTCGGTTCCGCCGAAGGATGCTTGTACTGTGAATAGCCAAACACACTGCCAGAATAAGCATTCTGTTTTCATTCAATCTCCTGGAAGTGCATATGGGCACACAGACTTGAACCATGATGGAATACAGGGAGGATGCTCTGGTGAATCAAACCACCATCACAGCAGCGGAGCCCTATGGAGTCCTACCGTGGTACAGGTGAGTTGTGGACATGGTAATGTGGAATCTCATCAGAGCCAGCATGTTTCCTGGTCACAAAGTCAACATGAATCTAAAAATAGTTCACAACGACCTGTTAAAGATCTGAATTCAAGGCGGGATCTATCGAAAAACCTACCTACTCAACGTATAGGGAAAGATGTCTCCAGTcctttgtttgcttgtgcttggAGTCCGGCCGAGTCGAGGACAGCTTCAAGTCAACATGACGGCTCTTGCTTAAGTTCAACAACTAATCCAAACTTTCTCGATGAACTTCATTATTCTATTGCTTCCGCAAAGCCTAAGAGCTGCGCTCCAGCAACCCCTATTGAAGACAGAGGTTCTAGTTCACCATCAGGCATGCTGAGTCATGCAGAAAGAGTTCCAATCTGCAGTCCACAATCAACCCCTTTGGCATCTGCTTTCGATATGTGCAAGATGGAGGAGATCATGAATCAGCAAAGAACACTGGAGCCGGATACATCAAATGCTTCAATTAACCAGTCTCCCGAATCAAAGATTTTCCCTGTATCCTCTCCTGATAACCATGATATTGACCGTGAGTTTCCTAGTCCAGTTCCAAGATCTGAGAATAAGGACATTGCGGTTGACAGCTCAGGATTAACACCAGCATCACCTGAAAATATTACTACGAATTTGCCTGGTTCAGATACATGCAAGATGGAGGTCATGAGTCAGCAACAAGTAACTGAGGCTGTCGTATCGAATTCTTCAGATAATCATTCCCCTCAATCTAAGGTTTCCCCTGTATCATCTCCTAATAACGAAGATATGAAACATCAGTACCCCAGTTCAACCCGAAGGTCTGAGAATAAGATTCCTGCTGTGGACAATTTACTTTCAACATCAGCTGCTCGTGAAAATCTAACGACAACTTCTGCCCATGATTCTGATACATGCAAAATGGTGGAGTTAGTGAATCAGCCAAAAACACCTGAAGTGGATGCATCAAATGCTCCACTTTGTCAATCTCCTCATTCTCACACTTCCCAGGTACCTTCTGACAATCAAGATATTGAACGTGAATGTCCAGGTCCAACTCCAAGATCTGACAGTAAAGAACCTCTTGTAAACAACTCAGCGACAACTTCTGCATCAGCCTCTGATACAATCAAAATGGAGGAGTTTGTGAATCAGCAAAAAACAGTTGAAGCAGATGCATCAAATGCTCCACTTAATCAATCTCATTCTCACATTTTTCCAGTACCTTCTGACAGTCAAGATATTGAGCATGAATGTCCAGGTCCAACTCCAAGATCTGACACTAAGGAACCTCTTCTGAACAACTCAGTGTTAACATTAGCAGCGTCTGAAATTCTAACAACAACCTCTGCGGCCTCTGATACATGCAAAATGGAGGACTCAGTGAATCAGCAAAAAACGCTTGAAGCAGATGCATTGAATGCTCCACTTAATCATCATCCTCATTCTCACGTTCTTCCTGTATCATTTGATAATCAAGACATTCAGCATGAATATCCTAGCCCAACTCCAAAATCTGACAGTAAGGAACCTCTTGTGGACAACTCAGTATTAACATCAGTAGGGCCTGAAATGCTAGCGACAACTTCTGTCTCTGATACATGCAAAACGGAGGAGTTTGTGAATCAGCAAAAAGCAGTTGAAGCAGATGCATCAAACGCTTCACTTAATCAGCCTCACATTTCCGCTGTACCTTCCGATAAACAAGATATTGAATGTGAATGTTCTAGCCCAACTCCAAGGTCTGACTGTAAGGAACCTCTTATGGACAACTCAGTATTAACATCAGCGGTGCCTGAAATTCTAGCAACATCTTCTGCTTctgataaatgcaaaatggagGAGTTTGTGAATCAGCAAAGACCAATTGAAGTGGATGCATCAAATGCTTCACTTAATCAGTATTCTCGTTGTCACATTTTCAATGTATCTTCTGATAATCAATATGTTGAGCGTGAATGTTCTAGCACAACTCCAAGATCTGACTGTGAGGAACCTCTTATGGACAACTCAATATTAACATCAGCGGTGCCTGAAATACTAGCAACATCTTCTGCTTCTGCTTctgataaatgcaaaatggagGAGTTTGTGAATCAGCAAAGACCAATTGAAGCGGATGCATCAAATGCTTCGCTTAATCAGCCTCATCGTTGTCACATTTTCACTGTATCTTCTGATAATCAAGATATTGAGTGTGAATGTCCTAGCCCAACTTCAAGATCTGACAGTAAGGAATCCCTTGTGGACAACTTAGTGTTAACATCAGCAGTGCCTGAAAATCTACCGACAAGTTTTGCAGTTGCCTCTGATTCATGCAAGATGGAGATCTTGAATAAGAAAAGAACACTTGAAGCAGATGCATCAAATGCTTCACTTGATCAGCCTTCTCACTCTAGCGTTTTCACTTCATCTTCTAATGATAATCAAGGAAATGCGTGTGAACGTCCTAGTCCAAATCCAAGACCTGAGGGTGAGCAGCCTCTCATGGATAACTCAGGGTTAACATCACCAGTGCCTCAAAATCTAACTTCTGCTTCCGACATATGCAAGATGGGGGAGATCTTGAATGAGAACAGGACACTTGAAGCAAACCCATCAAATGGTTCAATTACTCAATCTCATCAATCCAAGGTTTTCCTTGTACCATCTATTGATATCCTAGAGCGTGAATGTTCCAGTGAAACGCCTAGGCCTCAGTTTAAGGAACCTGTTGTGGACAGCTCTGGGTTAACATCAGCAGCACCTGAAAGTTTAACAGCTAAGCAACATGTCCACTCACCAGATGCCTTTATACCACCAAAGCATGGTGCTCCAACTGGGGAATTAGGTGATGCAAAATCAGATTTTAAAGgtgaagaaattattcaaaaagaaCAATATTGTGAAAGAGAACCTATTGTTGCTACAAGAGAGAATTTGCTAATTGATCTTTCCTGTGGTGCCGAGTCGATAGATGTGTCAGATGTATTGGAATCTTTAATGGAAGAAAGGAGTGTAACTTCGTACGTGCCAGTATCAATAGAGGACTTCCTAGCCGCTTCAGCAGTGGAAGAACCACAATACTCTAGCCCTATAGCGTTATCTCCTTGGGGTGAACCTAGTTACTACCAAGGTGATGCTGGTGATTCTGCGCTATGGGGTATTCAAGATTCGATCAATGATATGTGGTCATTGCTTTCACCAAGACCTATGCTCCAAGCTTCATCTG GTATTGGAACTGAGGGGAAGGAAACTTTTGATATCAACGAGGTGGCTGTGACCCATGTTAATAGTGATTTTTTCCAAAGAGGATCGATGCTTGGGGAGGAAAATATGAATCAGGCAAACTTGAGTGTTGCTGCAGATAGGATGCTGCTGCCTGAGCAG GTCCCATCAATACCAAATGGTATGTCAACATCATCAGTAGACGAGGGCACCAGAGTTATAGGTTCTCAAGCATCAATCAATCAGAGCTTAGACTGGGGTACTACATGGAGGACTAGTCAGAATCTCAGCGTGTATAGCAATGAAATAGCAGGGCCCTCGAGTAAAAGCTATTGGGAAGAATCAAGGAAGCAGGAAGCCACCAATTCGGGCGTTTCTATTTCAGGGGAAGCCATTAGAAACAAGCGCTTGAACCCTCCTGATAATGCTATTCGGGGCAGCCATCATCACCGTGGCAGGTACTCCCAAATCAGTGAATCTTGGCTACTCAGTTCAAATCACTCTAGGAGTAGTTCTGCTAAATTTGGCAGCGGtgggtcatcaagatcaacttcaaAGGGTCAAACTAGGGGCTAA